From a single Candidatus Bathyarchaeia archaeon genomic region:
- a CDS encoding transposase has product MERKGLVKLIPLADVAAKTVLRHLFKSFEMKDLEALYTDDHPTYNILRSLSRHDTVNHSLHEYARGKVHTNTVEAEFSIFRPWTATFRGISKEHTHLYTAHYSLLRNTRHLDRVQRTLAILNPTAYSQAPCP; this is encoded by the coding sequence GTGGAACGGAAAGGGTTGGTGAAGCTTATCCCATTGGCTGATGTTGCTGCGAAGACCGTGCTCCGACACCTTTTCAAAAGCTTCGAGATGAAAGATCTGGAAGCCCTCTACACCGATGATCATCCAACCTACAACATCCTCAGAAGCCTCAGCCGCCATGACACTGTAAACCACAGCCTACACGAATATGCAAGAGGCAAAGTCCACACAAACACGGTCGAGGCAGAGTTCTCCATCTTCAGACCCTGGACCGCCACCTTCAGAGGCATCAGCAAAGAACACACCCACCTCTACACAGCCCACTACAGCCTCCTCCGCAACACACGCCACCTAGACAGAGTCCAAAGAACCCTGGCCATACTTAATCCAACCGCATACAGCCAAGCGCCATGTCCTTAA
- a CDS encoding trimethylamine methyltransferase family protein has product MKLFEPLTKDEIQRIHAESLDILENVGFKVQHEDTLKLLKSAGAVVDCKEKNVRIHESLVLELLRKAPSSFVLAARDPRNDFKVPGGRSYFCSSPAPYIVEGKTARLSTKSDAADWVRLGDYLKNIHLCIRTHVMDKPAEVRDLHGFEVSLNNTTKHVVGIPHSSGAAKYFNKMAAAVLGNEEILRKRALFSTGACINSPLEWPSNALDVFMSTSEYNIPAHINSEPIMGVSSPVTIAGTLVINNAEILSGIVINQLYKERRPCIYAVYTHAMNFKTAEVTSSGSNEALVAAAAAQLARFYNIPSSAWMCTNSKTVDAQSGFESMLTCAFMTLSGIDIIWGAGQLESQKSVSFEKLLIDNDLIEMMLRSLEDIEVSEDTLAADVIRKVGPKGKFLQEQHTMKYYLKEHPSTLITDYHNRRKWEKLGSRDIAEAARSKVEEILRTHQPTPLPRDCQDHLKRILSEYEKETLTSC; this is encoded by the coding sequence ATGAAGCTCTTTGAGCCTTTGACGAAAGATGAGATCCAAAGAATACACGCGGAGTCACTTGACATTCTAGAGAATGTAGGATTCAAGGTTCAACATGAAGATACTCTTAAACTTCTTAAGAGTGCGGGGGCTGTAGTTGACTGCAAAGAGAAGAATGTGAGGATCCATGAGTCCCTTGTCTTAGAGCTGTTAAGAAAAGCCCCCTCAAGCTTTGTGCTAGCTGCTCGAGACCCAAGAAATGACTTTAAGGTTCCAGGAGGTCGTTCCTATTTCTGTAGCAGTCCCGCTCCCTACATAGTTGAAGGAAAGACGGCGAGATTGTCTACAAAAAGCGACGCCGCCGACTGGGTTAGACTGGGTGACTACCTGAAGAATATTCACTTGTGCATTCGAACTCATGTGATGGATAAACCTGCTGAGGTGCGGGATCTTCATGGTTTTGAAGTTTCCCTCAACAATACTACGAAACATGTTGTGGGAATACCTCACTCCTCAGGCGCAGCGAAGTACTTCAATAAGATGGCTGCGGCGGTTCTTGGTAATGAAGAAATACTTAGGAAAAGAGCACTATTCAGCACTGGTGCGTGTATCAACAGTCCGCTAGAGTGGCCTTCAAATGCGCTTGATGTTTTCATGAGCACATCTGAGTACAATATTCCAGCGCATATCAATAGTGAGCCGATAATGGGAGTGAGTTCTCCTGTTACCATTGCTGGAACTTTAGTGATAAATAATGCCGAGATACTAAGCGGAATCGTTATCAACCAGCTTTACAAGGAGAGGCGCCCGTGCATCTATGCGGTATATACTCATGCCATGAATTTCAAGACGGCAGAGGTGACGTCTTCCGGGTCAAACGAAGCTTTAGTTGCAGCGGCTGCTGCTCAACTCGCAAGGTTCTACAATATTCCCTCAAGTGCATGGATGTGCACAAACTCGAAGACTGTAGATGCACAATCAGGCTTTGAGAGTATGCTTACATGCGCTTTCATGACTTTGAGTGGTATTGACATAATCTGGGGTGCTGGACAGCTTGAATCTCAAAAATCTGTCAGTTTTGAGAAGTTGCTCATCGATAACGATCTGATCGAAATGATGTTGCGATCTTTAGAAGACATCGAGGTGAGTGAGGATACTCTAGCAGCAGATGTGATAAGAAAGGTAGGGCCGAAAGGAAAATTCCTCCAAGAGCAGCACACGATGAAATACTATTTGAAGGAACATCCTTCAACTCTAATAACGGATTATCATAACAGAAGGAAATGGGAGAAGCTAGGTTCTAGAGATATTGCTGAAGCTGCAAGGTCGAAAGTCGAAGAGATCTTAAGGACGCACCAACCTACACCGTTGCCAAGAGACTGCCAGGACCATTTGAAACGAATACTGAGCGAGTATGAGAAGGAGACATTAACATCATGCTAA
- a CDS encoding corrinoid protein, with translation MDEEDIYTKIIDAIVSYDSEAVARHCREGMERGMEAIDIIQKGLAKGLSRVGELFEEEQLFLPDLIMAANAAKAGFKILGPEVSRKKGSSVFIGRIVIGTVEGDVHDIGKDIVVAMLSGAGFEVHDLGVDVPTCKFIEKALEVDADIIASSALLGTTMVGQRKIENLLKDLGLKQRFKTLIGGAPVTEDWRKEIGADGYAENAIDAVRVAKKLVEEKKGTNV, from the coding sequence TTGGATGAAGAAGATATTTACACCAAAATTATTGATGCGATAGTCAGCTATGATTCAGAGGCCGTCGCTAGGCATTGTAGAGAGGGAATGGAAAGGGGAATGGAGGCTATCGACATAATTCAGAAAGGTCTGGCGAAAGGATTATCCAGAGTCGGTGAACTCTTTGAGGAGGAGCAGCTCTTCTTGCCTGACCTCATAATGGCTGCAAATGCGGCTAAGGCTGGCTTCAAGATTCTGGGACCCGAAGTGTCAAGGAAGAAAGGGAGTAGCGTTTTCATAGGAAGGATTGTCATCGGTACCGTTGAAGGCGATGTTCACGATATTGGAAAGGATATTGTAGTGGCGATGCTTTCAGGAGCAGGCTTCGAGGTGCATGATCTTGGTGTAGATGTCCCAACCTGCAAATTTATTGAAAAAGCTCTGGAAGTTGACGCCGACATCATCGCCTCCTCTGCGCTTCTGGGAACCACTATGGTTGGACAGAGGAAGATTGAAAATCTTCTGAAAGATTTGGGGCTTAAACAAAGATTCAAGACATTGATAGGAGGAGCACCAGTCACTGAGGATTGGCGAAAAGAGATCGGCGCGGATGGTTACGCGGAGAACGCTATAGATGCCGTCAGGGTGGCGAAGAAACTAGTAGAAGAGAAGAAAGGAACGAATGTATAA